TGCACCAGTAAGTACTTCACACAATGTAGCCAGATACACCATCAAGAGAGCAGGACGTTAATTACTACTGTCATTTTCATAAAGTTGGCAATTTCACTTGGTGCCGGCGTACACGACCAAACAACTAACGGTCCAAATCAACAATTGGAAGCGTAATTTCAATGTGAgtgatagggaaaaaaaaacttaaaaaaaaaaaaaccgaaattACAAGCACGCCCTCCTATAAAATTCTTGACAGACAAATAGGAAAGGCTTACCTCTCGATGATCTCTGATCGACTGTAGTTTGATAACATCTGCACATATTATCTAACAACAGTTACTAGTTGTAATTATTAGAAGTCTAGAACTAAAAAACAACTCGTTTCTGCATATAGCTATAATGTTTTTTAAGCTTGATTATATAAATCAGCATATTTAGACAACGATACCGGATGTATTAAAAAATAGGCAACAAGAATCCGTAAGAGACGcaaaatgaaacaaaacaaaaacttaagATTAGTGACATGAATAACAACCTCCAGATTAATTCTACATAATGTGAGAATTTCCCTACACTGTAAATTCAACACTTAGCATCAAACCCATATTTGCCTTTCCCTTTGTAGCCGcatgtaaatatttataaatagcaGTACCTCATATGCCTGGATGACTCGGCGAATCATTGTATCAGAATCTGGCCCATCTCTATTCACGTCAGGATGGAATTGCTTCACCTTTGTTTAAATCATAGGAAAGAAATTAGGTCTACAACCACCAAACAATAACTAATTATGAATTGTGGAAATCAAATACactttatttgtgtttttacaTATCCATGGCCTTGTCTATAATTACAATTCCAGTTCTGTATCTTTTCCAATACCCACCCAATAAATACTCCACCAAGCTGAGCCTAAATCACCTCCCAGTTCTTAATCAGCCCCTCAAAAAATAGTTCTTTATTAGCCGCCAAATCCACACCCCgcggcaaaaaaaaaaaaaaccataatgcAAAACTCAAATTTCTCGTATTTTCCTCCATTATCTtcgcaactaaaaaaaaaaaaaaaacagagcataCGCTGATTCGAATAGGGTAAATATATGTACTTTAGCTCGGAAAGCGGCTTTGAGCTCGGCGGCAGTACAGTCAGGCTCAACGCCGAGGACGACGTAAGCCGAAGTACTGGAAAGAGGAGCGTCTACTCCGATTCTCTCTCTGCAATTTGTATAATTCAGACTTGAAAGAGAAGAGGAAAGCAATTCTGGGTTTCTGAAATTGGAGGGAAAATGGTGACCGTTGGGAAATGTTACGGCTTTTCGAAACGGAAGAATTGAAGTGGTCGAGCTGCAGAGAAGCAAACATTCCATCTctgtgtctctgtctctctctcggGGGCAAGCAAGCAGGGCTCTGTAGACTAGTTCACATTAAAGTGCCAGTGGTTCAAACTGCAACCGTCTAGACGATGAGGTGAGTTGAGTCTTATAAATGGTAGTCACTTGAGATGCTAGGATGACTTTTATGAATTCTatttaatatgaatttaaatatatttataaaaaattaaaaaaattatgaattataTGGGTAGAGGATGtcgagttgaaaaaaattatcgaGATAAATTACCTTTCTTCGAAAGAAGAAATCAATTAGACGTTTTtaacttctttcttttttttaaatttttttttcaaattctaaagtttaaagtaagaaaaaaaatagacataaaataagttataatattaataacggCATAAGATCGGGATTTTAAGGAAAGCATTAATGCTTAATAAATGTTGTAGAAGTTGATTTATATGTCTATCCTTCTTATTTTAGATCTTATATGTAATTCAGATAAGAATTCAAGGTATCTTAATTCTATTTGCTCTTCTTTCAATAGAAAGAAGAATACATAAGGGAAAAAGAAACTATGGAAGCAATTGTAACGGCTTAAAGGGTTGACTGCCGTTATCCTCGGTACCAAGATTTCCAATACTTCTGCGCTTTCATGCTTAATTTCAGCAACTCCATCCATGCTTCCTCCAAACACACTATTCTTTATGACCTCTCAAGGGCATTGGCTTGCTTCCTCCTGTCATAAATCCCGAGGCACTCTGTTCTCTTTCTTTGTATCGTGAACTTTTGCTCTGTTTTACAACTCTGGTCATCAAAAGCCTCGGTCCAGACAGTATTTATAGCTTTATTTTACAAACATCAAAGATGAAATGATTACAACTCTCTGAAACTCTTTAAGGCCATGTGAGTGACCGTCTTCCTTACGTAAGGCTGAAAACCATTTCTATATCTGATTTGAGGGAATGCTTCCTTCTCTAAGATTGGAAACGCCACACTGAGCAGTATGCATGTGCCTGGAAAGTGGATATGTGTGTGCTTGTGAACTTGCCTAGGTGCACGGGGACGGAGCGATAGAAAAGAAATTGCATGTAATACGCAGCAGGATCGTGAACTTCTTATTAACTTCTATCAGGTGTGATGTAACTTAATCATTTCTGAGACTTAAAAGATCATGATCTACACGTTTCCTGCTAATTTCTTCCCTCTCATTTTCCTACCAAGTATGCTAAGTGGGCAAAAGCACTTAAACTATGAACCAGCTACCAATTCAAAAATTCAATGAAAAATGTTTAGTCTACACAGAATCTTACACAAAAAAAGTCTACATGCTTACATGGTTTAATCTAATTCATTAGAgtataaaacaatttttattgtaaagtagatctgaTGTATTACATTTCATGTCAGTGTGTAAATTTCTTTGTGTAAGATTTGTATGTAGACCCAACACTTCtcaaaatcaattatatatgagagagagagagagattatcaGTATAAGGACTGAATACTAGGAAGTGTACATTGGAGTGTATAACAGATTAGGCCAATGCTTATCACTCATCCTGATCCATGTAAAAGAGAATGAACCTCTTATCTGGAACATATCCTTCGTCTGTCAAGTGTCTAAACAACTCTGCCAAAAGCCCGTATATGTTCTCAACTTGAGGATGCATTCTGCCCCCGACAACAAAGCTgtggattttattttcaatctcGATCCAACTTATACCTGTTTCTTTTGCAACCCCCATATCCTTCATTCTCTTAATAGTCCTGGCTCTCTCCTTCCACCTGCCTTCAGAAGAATATATATTGGCCAATAAAATGTATGGTGCTGAGCTTTCAGGTGCGGCCAAAAGCAACTGATCAGCAGCATATTTTCCCATCTCTGAATCTCCTTGAATGCTACAAGCACCAAGTAATGCTTGCCAAATATCTAAACCAGGATTCTCAGGTAATCCCTCGATAAACTTTCTAGCTTCATTCAGAAGTCCTGCTCGACCCAACATGTCAACAACACAAGCATAGTGTTCTGATCTTGGACTCAACCCATGATCTTTAGCCATGGATTCCAACAACTGCATGCCCCTTTGAACTAAGCCAACATGGCTGCAAGCATGGAGCAGAGACAGAAATGTCACGTCTGTTGGCTGTATGCCTTCCAACGTCATACGTTCATACATTTGTAGGGCTTTGGAGCAATCCCCATGACGGGCAAAAGCTGCGATTAAGGAGTTCCATGAGACAGAGTTCCTTTTAGGCATTTGAGTGAAGACCTTAACCGAATCCTCCAGATCTCCGCACTTAGAATACATGTTTATAAGCCCATTACTGACAAAAATATTACAACAGAAGTTCTTTTTGATAGCTAAAGAGTGAATTTGCGTACCAAATCCTAATGAAGTATCAACTCCAAATGCCCCAAGAACAGCTGAAACCATGTCAGGGTCAACCTCAATTCCTGCCTTCACAATTTTAGTGAAAATTTGTATAGCCTCTTCCTCAAATCCATTTTGGGCAAAACCCACAAGGATAACAGTCAAGGCAACCTCATCAAATTCTGTTGTAGACTCAAATATCTTCCATGCATCTTTTACATTACCACACTTTGAATACATGTCCATTAGAGCACTCTCAATGCAAAACTCTGATTGAATTCCCAATTTCCAAAGGAGCCCGTGAATTTGAAGCCCTTCCTTTAGGGCCTGCAAACCTGAACATGCCATAAGGGAGCTCAAGTATGTCAAAGAATTCAGATCAACTGTACCACAACGCATCTGTACGAAAAGATTCAAACTGTCTTCATGGAAACCATTCTGTGCAAGGCCAGAGATTACAGCCGTCCAAGTAATAACATTCCTTTCAAGCATTTCATCAAAAACCTGCCTTCCGGAGCTAAAACAGCCACATTTATAATATGCCGTTATCAAAGCATTCCCCACTGCAATTTCCTGCAAGTAGCCACTTGAAATTACTAGACCATGCATCATTTTACTTGCATAACAAAACTCAGGTCCATCACAAGCTGATAAAATTGTAGTCAAAGTAGCTTTATCAAATTGATAAAAACCAGATTCGCACATTCTTTTGAATAACCCAAACCCAGCATCAAACTCCCCATTTCTTAAAAACCCAGAAATAATAGTATTCCACGAAACGGTATCTTTCATAGGCATATAACTAAACAGTTTAACTGCATTTGACAATTCTCCGGATTTCGAGTACATAGACAGGAGGGAATTCCAAACAACTAGGGCGCTCCGGATATTAACCCGGTTCTCGTGGTCGAAAAATTCAAAGTTCTTGATGATCGAGGCATGGATGGAAGAACCCAAATGCAGGAGACATTCTTTTCCACAAATGTATAAGAGTAGGCTTATGTCTGAGTGGTTGAGGACAAATATTGAGATTTCTGAAACTGGGTTCTGGTGGGTTTGAGTTCTGAAGGGAGAGAGATAACGCGAAGCCCAAGCGGGACAGTGGGATCTGAGTTTGTGGAAGATCCATTTGGATTTCATCCATGAAACTGCTTCAGTAACACCTGCTGTTTTTGTCTATGAGAAGGTTGCTTCTCTTAGTTCGGTCTCAGTGTAGTGCACGTGCGCGGGAAAGAGAGAGGGCGGTGTCTCCGGTGAAAAGTGATGAAAagtaataacaaaatattaaatattagtaaatagtaataaaaaaataaaaaaataataataaaaataaaatattaaataacaatATAACGATGAGATGAATCTACCCAAACGTGGCTAAACTAGGGATACTGCATGCTGGGTTCTGATGTTCTGTTCGGCCTAGTAATCCATTAACGGTAATAATcatataataatagtaataataataataataataataataataatatatttgggGTAGATTTTGATGGAAAAGGACTCGAAATGGATAGTATTCTTTGTGCTTGTTCGTTTAAACAACACAACTCCAACCAATTCATCGATCGAACACAAATGTTTGGGTGAATGAAATTGCTTGATTTTTGTTTGTAATTAGTTGAGTTGTGAATCTTGCATGGCTAATCCACAAATATACcttaattgttttgtttttttggttttggttttgttttaatCAGGCTTACATTCACCTTCATGTTTCGTTTAACCAAATATCTTCAAGTCGTGTATGAATTGAGGTTGCACCAAAGCCTTCCATCATGTTAGATGTGGCTAATACTCATCAACAGGATACACGGTTCTAGTTGGGAAAACACTCGGCCTCATTGTTTCTCTCTTTCGTGTGTGTCATTCCCTTAATCATACCCTTGATCAAAATCCCACCATGTCTACTGGATTTCCACAGCCGCAAGGATCCTCCTCACTTTGTAATTAATCACTGTTAAGTAGACTAGCTGTTTATGTGTTCTTTTGTAATTTGTATTAAGACCTTGGTTATCAATAAAGtttatttctcttgagaaaaacaaaaaatcattcCCTTAATCAAGATTGGTAGAATtaacaaagaaattataaaacaaaactcACAAGAGAcagattatataaataaagttcaTCTCTGCAAGTTGTTTACAATTGGAGTTGAGAtcataacattatatatataaggcttATGGAGGTATTCCTCAACGAGGTAACTGTGGAAGAAAGATTTGAAGCTCTCTCTCCCAGTTGATTTACGCTTTATTCCAGGTATTACTGCTGGAACTTTTAGTAACAAATGTCTCTCACAGCAAACAATCAAGCGTGTAACTGTGGGTAGTTGGTGATTACAATCTACCCATGGGGTTGATGCTTCCACAACATAGCAATCAACAAGAAATCATTATTCTTTACCCAAGCTCAAAGGATGGTATGCTGATTATGGTAGTTCCAGCCACGAAGTGTGACTCGAGGGGTGATACCTGGAGGGACCTCAAAAGTGATCTTGATTGGCATAGCCTCACCGGGTACCAACGAGAAATAGTTGTCTGAGTAATGAACAGGAAGAATTCTTGTGTCATCACCTTTCTTGGGATCCTTCTTCACAGCATGAACagaaaaatgaaggaagaatGCAACTCCTACATCAGTCCCATTCACTTCAGCAACCCTCAAGCCATTGTTTTCCTTTGCCAAACATCTGTAAATCCTCTGTAAAAAGCTGATCTCATGCTTTTCATCAGCACCACTGTGTATAGGTTCCACTGAGGCCATATCAAAATCACCATTGCCTTGCCTAGCCATGAACTTGTTCAAATAGGTTAAAGTTCTACAGTCAGCTTTCTTTGATGTGTTTTGAACATGCATTTCAATTTCATAAGTGGAGCCCTCGATGAAAACCTTAGATGTAATCTTGAGGggtatttttttacttttgtatagCTCCAGCAGCTTGTAATCTCCACCAGACAGATGCAGCCAGTAAAAGTTTCTAGATAAAATGCCATAGTCTGACATGTGGTAGAGTTTGA
This genomic window from Carya illinoinensis cultivar Pawnee chromosome 7, C.illinoinensisPawnee_v1, whole genome shotgun sequence contains:
- the LOC122317305 gene encoding pentatricopeptide repeat-containing protein At3g05340-like, with product MKSKWIFHKLRSHCPAWASRYLSPFRTQTHQNPVSEISIFVLNHSDISLLLYICGKECLLHLGSSIHASIIKNFEFFDHENRVNIRSALVVWNSLLSMYSKSGELSNAVKLFSYMPMKDTVSWNTIISGFLRNGEFDAGFGLFKRMCESGFYQFDKATLTTILSACDGPEFCYASKMMHGLVISSGYLQEIAVGNALITAYYKCGCFSSGRQVFDEMLERNVITWTAVISGLAQNGFHEDSLNLFVQMRCGTVDLNSLTYLSSLMACSGLQALKEGLQIHGLLWKLGIQSEFCIESALMDMYSKCGNVKDAWKIFESTTEFDEVALTVILVGFAQNGFEEEAIQIFTKIVKAGIEVDPDMVSAVLGAFGVDTSLGFGTQIHSLAIKKNFCCNIFVSNGLINMYSKCGDLEDSVKVFTQMPKRNSVSWNSLIAAFARHGDCSKALQMYERMTLEGIQPTDVTFLSLLHACSHVGLVQRGMQLLESMAKDHGLSPRSEHYACVVDMLGRAGLLNEARKFIEGLPENPGLDIWQALLGACSIQGDSEMGKYAADQLLLAAPESSAPYILLANIYSSEGRWKERARTIKRMKDMGVAKETGISWIEIENKIHSFVVGGRMHPQVENIYGLLAELFRHLTDEGYVPDKRFILFYMDQDGKAVTFPNGHHFPSNFRNPELLSSSLSSLNYTNCRERIGVDAPLSSTSAYVVLGVEPDCTAAELKAAFRAKVKQFHPDVNRDGPDSDTMIRRVIQAYEMLSNYSRSEIIERECLDPFENPECEAFDLFVNEVLCLGKGCPYSCVKGAPHAFTYASTGTARVSSQGHGDDYQVQMAVGQCPRSCIYYVTPSQRIILEELLDSILNKPYDTSAEAELLYSLMARAKFENNRYQKPKKQPKTSTKHVDWF